A segment of the Burkholderiales bacterium genome:
CGGCGAGACCGTGCTCGTATCCGCCGCGACCGGCGCCGTGGGCAGCGTGGTGGGACAGCTCGCGAAACTGCAGGGGTGCCGCGCAGTGGGCATCGCCGGCGGACCGAAGAAGTGCGCCTTCGCCGTCGAGGAACTGGGATTCGATGCCTGCGTGGACTACAAGGCCGGAAAGCTGCTCGACGATCTGCGGGCCGCATGCCCGGATGGAGTGGACTGCTACTTCGAGAACGTGGGCGGCGAAGTTATGGACACGGCCTTCCGGTTGCTCAATCCGTTCTCGCGCGTGGCGCTGTGCGGGATGATCGCCGACTACAATGCTACCGAACCCTATGGCGTGAAGATGTTGCGCGCGCTGCTGACCAACCGGGTGAAACTGCAGGGCTTCATCGTCTTCGATCGTCAGGATCTCTATCAGCGTGCGGTCGGCCAGCTGGTGAAATGGGTGGCGCAAGGCAGGATCAAGTACCACGAGACCATCGCCGAGGGACTGGAGAACGCACCGAAGGCGTTCATCGGAATGCTCAAGGGCGAGAACCTCGGCAAGCAGCTCGTGAAGCTGGCCTGACTGGCTGCTCGAGATCGACCCCCAGCGCAGAGGCACCGAGGTCGCAGACGACCGCCGATCTGCCAGAGGCTGGCAGCAATCTCTCCGATCCTCGCCCTTGCGTCCGAGGGACAGAGGCGATCTTGCCTCTGC
Coding sequences within it:
- a CDS encoding NADP-dependent oxidoreductase, with the translated sequence MPKNKQVLLASRPTGWVQESNFSIVESDIPKPGPGELLVRNLWLSLDPYMRGRMNAVKSYARYVEIGEVMVGGTVGQVVESNHPKFRTGDHVVGSLGWQLYAVSNGEGLAKIDSGAVPLSAYLGVCGMPGATAWIGLLEHCAPKAGETVLVSAATGAVGSVVGQLAKLQGCRAVGIAGGPKKCAFAVEELGFDACVDYKAGKLLDDLRAACPDGVDCYFENVGGEVMDTAFRLLNPFSRVALCGMIADYNATEPYGVKMLRALLTNRVKLQGFIVFDRQDLYQRAVGQLVKWVAQGRIKYHETIAEGLENAPKAFIGMLKGENLGKQLVKLA